The DNA sequence AACCTGCCATAACAAAGGCGGGATACATTCCAGAAAGCAAAGTACCGATCAATAATAACCCTAACAGGAGTTTTAGCAATAGCAGATTACTGAAAATGCCCATGCTCAAAGCTTTCCCTGAAAAAACATTGAAATAAGGCAACAGCAAATATGCGATGCCCACAGAAAGGAGCAGTGCCAAAAGGGTCATCATAAATGATTCACCCAGAAACTGCCCAATGATCTGTATTCGCTGAGCACCTGCTACTTTTCTGATGCCTATCTCACGACCTCTTCTTACTGCTTTGGCAGTTGCCAGGTTCATATAATTTATGCAGGCGATCACCAGGAGAAATATCGCTACTGAAATAAATATATAAATATCCTGAATGTTCCCGTTTGCTTCTATTTCCTTTTCCGCATGTCCATTCAGATGTATATCCCCAATAGGCTGGATAATAGTTTCACTGGTTCGATCCGGTGTCTGATGCTCTTCAGGTACATCAAATATTTCATAAGAATCTTTTTTTACTTTCTCCCGCAAAACCTCAGTCGCAGCTTCATCGGTTGTTTTTATATAAGAATAAAAACATTGAGCTCTATCTTCATCAGTCCCGTCCCAGAGAGTTCTCAATAGATCCATATTTATCAGAAAGTTGAAATGGAAATGCGAATTAACAGGAACATCCTTAATCACTGCCGATATTGTGAATTGCTCCCAATTCAAATACTGCAATCCTTTATTCAAGGGGTTTTCATCTCCAAAATACTTTCTCGCCAGACTTTCGGTGAGTACAATCGAATAAAGATCATTAAAAGCGGTTTCTTTATTTCCATATATAAATTCAAAATCAAAAACATCAAAGAACAGCGAATCCGCATACAAACCGCTTTTTTCGGAGAAGGATTCATCGTTAACTACAAAAACTCCTTCTGCTGGACATATTTTTACATATGATTCAACCTCCGGATAATGGTCTGCTATCTTGAAGATAAAAATACCAGGTGTCGCTGCCCAGTGATAATCCCATGTAGGACCAGTCCAGCGGTTTTCCAAACGATATATTCGCTCTGAATCCTGCCAGTGATCATCAAAACTCATTTCATCCTGAACATAAAGAAATATCAATAAACAGGTAGTCAATGATACCGTTAACCCGATCAGATTGATCAGAGAATAACCTTTATGCCGCCAAAGGCTTCTCATCGCTATTTTAAAATAATTCTTTAACATCGTTTCCCCTTATCATATCCGTGTAAATCTGTGTAATCCGTGGCTAAAAAAATCTCTTCGCCGTGATTCGAAACTCGTGACAAAAGACTTGAAAGCCTAAACGGTGTATAGTAAAAAAAGCTGATAACAACATAATACTTCGCTCAACTATCTGTATTCTCTGTAGAAACGTTGTAACAATATATAATATTGGATTTTGAGAATCTTTTAGCGAAATTGGGGAGTGATATGGTTGTAACCCACAGGGAACCCACAGGGAGAGTACTGGGGATAAAATATGGACAATTAATAAAGATAATTAATGACATTTCAGTTATTTAGGCATAGATTATCGTGATATGGGGTGTTAATCATTAAATTGTAACGGTTGATTTATGTGTGATGGCATTTCAAAAGAGTAATATAATATGTAAACTGGTGTATAAATTACCTTGATAAATGGGTTAATTTGATTTTTTAAATTCTTTGCCCTCTGAGCGACCATTGCGGAGGCATCAGCCTATGCGAAGCGCCGGCTCGACAAGCCATTCGCA is a window from the Candidatus Stygibacter australis genome containing:
- a CDS encoding ABC transporter permease, giving the protein MLKNYFKIAMRSLWRHKGYSLINLIGLTVSLTTCLLIFLYVQDEMSFDDHWQDSERIYRLENRWTGPTWDYHWAATPGIFIFKIADHYPEVESYVKICPAEGVFVVNDESFSEKSGLYADSLFFDVFDFEFIYGNKETAFNDLYSIVLTESLARKYFGDENPLNKGLQYLNWEQFTISAVIKDVPVNSHFHFNFLINMDLLRTLWDGTDEDRAQCFYSYIKTTDEAATEVLREKVKKDSYEIFDVPEEHQTPDRTSETIIQPIGDIHLNGHAEKEIEANGNIQDIYIFISVAIFLLVIACINYMNLATAKAVRRGREIGIRKVAGAQRIQIIGQFLGESFMMTLLALLLSVGIAYLLLPYFNVFSGKALSMGIFSNLLLLKLLLGLLLIGTLLSGMYPAFVMAG